The following are from one region of the Nocardia terpenica genome:
- a CDS encoding class I SAM-dependent methyltransferase, which translates to MAKSANETRPRYGQQLFAANAREARRLDMLESVCDPVTMSVLANLNIRSDLLCLEVGAGRGVIARKMADLVPDGGVIATDLAIGQLKSHQSNLQALRHDVAVDDFPEASFDLIHARFMLDYLPARESVLTRMVGWLKPGGVIVIEGFDWERVGGSDYAYTATMAAHDILSETTRGFDPSWSQRTPEALADNGLQRIETRIHRQTTTVRGGTLTAALWRLTLAQTRISAVNAGLATDNQFTKALRSLSDPSFVETGPTMISSWGFRTRKQMPQRRRNDLS; encoded by the coding sequence ATGGCTAAGTCAGCGAATGAAACCCGGCCCCGCTACGGACAACAATTGTTTGCAGCCAACGCACGTGAAGCGCGACGATTGGATATGCTCGAATCAGTTTGCGATCCAGTAACAATGTCCGTTCTAGCCAATCTCAACATTAGGAGTGATTTACTCTGCCTGGAAGTCGGGGCCGGGCGAGGAGTAATCGCTCGCAAGATGGCCGACTTGGTACCCGATGGCGGAGTAATCGCCACAGACCTTGCGATCGGACAATTGAAGAGTCACCAATCTAACCTGCAGGCGCTACGACATGACGTAGCTGTCGACGATTTTCCTGAAGCCTCGTTCGACCTCATCCATGCTCGTTTCATGCTGGACTATCTTCCTGCGCGAGAGTCAGTCTTGACCCGTATGGTCGGCTGGCTCAAGCCCGGGGGTGTAATAGTCATCGAAGGATTCGACTGGGAACGTGTCGGAGGAAGCGACTATGCGTACACGGCGACGATGGCAGCTCACGACATACTGTCTGAGACAACGAGAGGATTCGATCCCTCGTGGTCACAGCGAACTCCCGAGGCTCTGGCCGACAACGGATTGCAGCGGATCGAAACACGTATCCATCGTCAGACCACAACGGTACGCGGAGGCACTCTCACCGCAGCTCTGTGGCGGTTGACACTCGCCCAGACACGCATATCCGCGGTGAATGCCGGCTTAGCCACAGACAATCAATTCACGAAGGCCCTGCGGTCATTGAGCGACCCTTCCTTCGTCGAGACCGGTCCCACGATGATCTCGTCGTGGGGGTTTCGGACACGTAAGCAGATGCCGCAACGCCGACGGAACGATCTGTCTTGA
- a CDS encoding papain-like cysteine protease family protein, producing MLKTGLQWKVTIAVLVAVGLTSGVAQADAPLFPSGSASGSASDPDAGQDGLLPNPNGPTVDDVPDDPIGGVKRLKFKQDPQEEDQWCWSAASVSIADFHKKKISQDDFCRHVFGIDSATGKCPNRPANFGQVVHAFTEEGFDAKTVEKPFTLGQIKHEIDAGRPIETGVEWQNRTSNTPVGGGHARVIYGYNANKDTIDFSDPWGASTRYETADYDFYLDNPGTRGVNGWKYIDTVYEIEPR from the coding sequence ATGCTCAAGACTGGTTTGCAGTGGAAGGTCACTATCGCTGTCCTGGTTGCTGTCGGGCTTACGTCGGGAGTGGCGCAGGCTGATGCGCCTCTATTCCCGTCTGGGTCCGCTTCTGGTTCTGCTAGTGACCCGGATGCGGGGCAGGATGGTCTACTCCCCAATCCCAATGGTCCTACCGTGGACGATGTGCCTGACGATCCGATAGGCGGGGTCAAAAGATTAAAATTCAAGCAAGATCCACAGGAGGAAGATCAATGGTGCTGGTCAGCTGCCAGTGTATCCATCGCAGACTTCCATAAAAAGAAGATCTCGCAGGATGACTTCTGTCGGCATGTTTTTGGCATCGACTCTGCTACCGGTAAGTGTCCCAACCGGCCAGCAAACTTCGGCCAGGTAGTGCATGCATTCACGGAGGAAGGCTTCGATGCAAAGACTGTCGAGAAGCCCTTCACGCTCGGACAAATAAAACATGAAATTGACGCAGGTCGACCCATTGAGACGGGCGTTGAATGGCAGAATCGCACTTCAAATACTCCGGTTGGTGGGGGTCACGCGCGAGTTATTTATGGTTACAATGCCAACAAAGACACCATCGACTTCTCTGATCCGTGGGGCGCATCTACTCGCTACGAGACTGCGGATTATGATTTCTATCTAGATAATCCGGGCACAAGAGGTGTGAATGGTTGGAAGTATATTGACACCGTCTATGAGATCGAACCTCGATGA
- the fadD32 gene encoding long-chain-fatty-acid--AMP ligase FadD32: MTDETFDDYLDDSGNIRIPEGRTLVDYVEKHTRNDANDLAYRYIDYSRERDGEYQDLTWKEFGVRLRAVAARLQQVTKPGDRVAILAPQGLDYVISFFAAIYAGCISVPLFDPDEPGHTDRLHAVLADSAPSAILTASSSAAGVRQLFRALPAPQRPRIIAVDAVPDTLGEAWVRPDITVDDIAYLQYTSGSTRTPAGVEITHRAVGTNLLQMVNAINLDWNSRGVTWLPLFHDMGLLCVILPAIGGKYITIMSPSAFVRRPYRWIKELAAVSDGAGTFAAAPNFAFEHAAARGLPKNGESLDLSNVIGLINGSEPVTTSSMKKFNEAFAPYGLPKTAIKPCYGMAEATLFVSATRHEDEAKVIYVDRTELNAGRIVKVAQGTPNSIPQVSCGYIALSQWAAIVDPDTIDAPDGARELPEGRVGEIWLHGNNIGIGYWGRDTETRTTFKNLLPNRLPSGSHAEGTDPDATWLRTGDYGVYVDGELYITGRVKDLVIVDGRNHYPQDLEYSAQEASKLLRPGFIAAFSVPANQLPPEVFAADSHSALTYDPDDSSEQLVIVAERGPGAHKADPGPIADAVRGAISARHGVTARDVLLVPAGSIPRTSSGKIARRACKAEYLEGTLRGGHQQLPKSQWHIDDVPTG; this comes from the coding sequence ATGACGGACGAGACTTTCGACGACTACCTGGACGACAGCGGGAACATCAGAATTCCCGAGGGCCGCACCCTCGTCGATTATGTCGAGAAGCACACGCGCAACGATGCCAACGATCTTGCGTACCGCTACATCGACTACTCGCGCGAGCGCGATGGCGAGTACCAGGACCTGACCTGGAAGGAGTTCGGTGTTCGGCTGCGCGCGGTGGCCGCTCGCCTGCAGCAGGTGACCAAGCCGGGCGACCGGGTGGCCATTCTGGCGCCGCAGGGTCTGGACTACGTCATCTCCTTCTTCGCCGCCATCTACGCCGGGTGCATCTCGGTGCCGCTGTTCGACCCGGACGAGCCCGGCCACACCGACCGCCTGCACGCGGTGCTGGCCGACAGCGCGCCCTCGGCCATCCTGACGGCGAGCTCCTCCGCCGCCGGGGTGCGCCAGCTGTTCCGCGCGCTCCCGGCCCCGCAGCGCCCCCGCATCATCGCCGTGGACGCGGTGCCCGACACGCTCGGCGAGGCGTGGGTGCGCCCCGACATCACCGTCGACGACATCGCGTACCTGCAGTACACCTCCGGCTCGACCCGCACCCCCGCGGGCGTGGAGATCACCCACCGCGCGGTCGGCACCAACCTGCTGCAGATGGTGAACGCGATCAACCTGGACTGGAACTCCCGCGGCGTCACCTGGCTGCCGCTGTTCCACGACATGGGCCTGCTGTGCGTGATCCTGCCCGCGATCGGCGGCAAGTACATCACCATCATGTCGCCCAGCGCGTTCGTGCGGCGCCCGTACCGGTGGATCAAGGAACTGGCCGCGGTCTCCGACGGCGCCGGAACCTTCGCCGCCGCACCGAATTTCGCGTTCGAGCACGCGGCCGCACGCGGCCTGCCGAAAAACGGTGAGTCCCTGGACCTGTCGAACGTGATCGGCCTGATCAACGGCAGCGAACCGGTGACCACCTCCTCGATGAAGAAGTTCAACGAGGCGTTCGCCCCCTACGGACTGCCCAAGACCGCCATCAAACCCTGCTACGGCATGGCCGAGGCCACCCTGTTCGTGTCGGCGACCCGGCACGAGGACGAAGCCAAGGTCATCTACGTCGACCGCACCGAACTCAACGCGGGACGCATCGTCAAGGTCGCCCAGGGCACCCCGAATTCCATCCCGCAGGTCAGCTGCGGCTACATCGCGCTGTCGCAGTGGGCGGCCATCGTCGACCCCGACACCATCGACGCCCCCGACGGCGCGCGCGAGCTGCCGGAGGGCCGGGTCGGCGAGATCTGGCTGCACGGCAACAACATCGGCATCGGCTACTGGGGACGCGACACCGAGACCCGCACCACCTTCAAGAACCTGCTGCCCAACCGCCTCCCCTCGGGCAGCCACGCCGAGGGCACCGACCCCGACGCCACCTGGCTGCGCACCGGCGACTACGGCGTCTACGTCGACGGCGAGCTCTACATCACCGGCCGCGTCAAGGACCTGGTCATCGTCGACGGCCGCAACCACTACCCCCAGGACCTCGAATACTCCGCCCAGGAGGCCAGCAAGCTGCTGCGCCCCGGCTTCATCGCCGCGTTCTCGGTCCCCGCCAACCAGCTGCCCCCCGAGGTCTTCGCCGCCGACAGCCACTCGGCCCTCACCTACGACCCGGACGACTCCTCCGAGCAACTGGTGATCGTGGCCGAACGCGGACCCGGCGCCCACAAGGCCGACCCGGGCCCGATCGCCGACGCGGTCCGCGGCGCGATCTCCGCCCGCCACGGCGTCACCGCCCGCGACGTACTGTTGGTCCCGGCCGGCTCGATCCCGCGCACCTCCAGCGGCAAGATCGCCCGCCGCGCCTGCAAGGCCGAATACCTGGAAGGCACGCTGCGCGGTGGACACCAGCAGCTACCCAAGAGCCAGTGGCATATCGATGATGTGCCTACCGGGTAA
- a CDS encoding glycosyltransferase, translated as MRALLAFTGSRGDTQPGILLTRELIRRGHQVTLALPPNLLHAAADYGIAAIPFGPDTAKGLRAHLNQPVSGNPIKRIHALRANNRRGLAEAAEDLLSALSAAAGVDVIIGGMVNHELARGVAAHAGVPIAAVHFFPVLPSRSVPVIPTALGQRLPGVVNYLCWSAFCHARAWAVAPDIDTLSRRAPPIGKVPEVTIQAYDERLFGSLGTEWGSDRPFTGFLVPPSSTSILDDRLSEWLSAGNSPVYAGFGSMPIADPDATIRLLRRSCERAERRLLFVAGWSAVDPVFTPELVIVPSVDHSVVLPRCAVAIHHGGSGTTAAVLRAGVPSVVCSFIGDQPYWGQRLQALGLGTTVPFSRLTGRQLDTLLEAATSDPVVQRAAAFAAGFRHDGVQRAADIIEQFAQTTSPAAPVTARRWSR; from the coding sequence ATGAGAGCTCTGCTCGCGTTCACCGGCAGTCGTGGAGACACCCAGCCAGGAATTCTGCTGACCCGTGAGCTAATCCGGCGTGGCCATCAGGTCACGCTGGCACTGCCACCCAACCTGCTTCATGCGGCAGCCGACTACGGCATAGCTGCCATACCTTTTGGACCGGATACCGCCAAGGGACTGCGCGCTCACCTTAACCAGCCCGTTTCCGGCAATCCGATCAAGCGGATCCACGCACTGCGCGCAAACAACAGGCGAGGACTCGCTGAGGCAGCCGAGGATCTCCTCTCGGCACTCTCCGCAGCGGCCGGCGTCGACGTGATAATCGGCGGGATGGTCAACCATGAGCTAGCGCGAGGAGTGGCCGCCCACGCCGGGGTGCCCATCGCGGCTGTACATTTCTTTCCAGTTCTACCCAGTCGATCAGTACCGGTCATCCCGACAGCGCTCGGGCAACGTCTACCCGGCGTGGTGAACTATCTCTGCTGGAGTGCCTTCTGTCACGCCCGAGCGTGGGCCGTAGCGCCGGACATCGATACATTGAGCCGTCGGGCGCCGCCCATCGGCAAAGTTCCCGAGGTCACAATTCAGGCATATGACGAGCGATTGTTCGGCTCGCTGGGCACAGAGTGGGGATCAGATCGGCCGTTCACCGGATTTCTGGTTCCGCCCAGCAGCACCAGCATCCTGGATGACCGGCTATCGGAATGGCTGTCTGCCGGGAACTCGCCCGTGTATGCCGGGTTTGGTTCCATGCCGATCGCTGATCCGGATGCCACGATCAGGCTGTTGCGCAGAAGCTGTGAGCGAGCTGAGCGGCGGCTTCTCTTCGTCGCCGGATGGAGTGCAGTCGATCCTGTCTTCACGCCCGAATTGGTCATAGTGCCCAGTGTCGACCATTCTGTAGTTCTCCCGCGCTGCGCTGTTGCCATTCATCACGGTGGCTCCGGCACCACTGCGGCCGTGCTACGAGCGGGCGTGCCCTCCGTGGTGTGCTCGTTCATAGGCGACCAGCCCTACTGGGGACAGCGGCTGCAAGCGCTAGGACTCGGCACTACTGTACCTTTCTCGCGATTGACCGGCCGACAGTTGGACACGCTGCTCGAGGCAGCGACCTCCGATCCAGTTGTCCAGCGAGCAGCGGCTTTCGCCGCAGGCTTCCGCCATGACGGGGTGCAGCGAGCCGCTGACATCATCGAACAATTCGCGCAGACCACATCACCCGCGGCACCGGTGACGGCCAGGAGGTGGTCCCGGTGA
- a CDS encoding condensation domain-containing protein, translated as MMRVKPIDAALRASSRPIIVTPTTSSINAALQAPASPVPPTFLQIDHLRANVAGSANDAYLGMVTRISEDLDLDVLVAVVTDFIEAHDGLRTWFDRHNPEFTRHIVDSTDIAFVATGLPFSVDGTDWTSGLRRHFEAVISPFEWPGSAVAVIPECVGFNLVFAADHAFSDGISQMLGALELADRYRQKLSGRLYGAEPSGSSVEYAMDERIRADDAHDLYPYWEHAMAETGFKLPELAFDLGTVPGQRYCRQLHDWTLLDRQQTRAFDTMTAQYEATMSEAIFSALALAQYELTGREHYWTLNVLATRFGARFARTQGWLCNFVPVSFTLPAHTNFSSTLSAARSALDRGRMMSLLPAQIAVERLLRSGRGSELVVREPSFVTLLDLRRPSAAEAPDADTRIFSADGTTSTVSMWVVRDEFEYSLGIGFPDTPTAWRQLSDYVRRLRHILAAIAITGDYCLENAATVTQESST; from the coding sequence ATGATGCGAGTAAAGCCCATTGATGCCGCACTACGCGCATCTTCGCGACCGATTATCGTAACGCCGACGACTTCGTCGATTAATGCCGCATTGCAAGCCCCGGCTTCACCGGTTCCGCCTACTTTTCTCCAAATCGATCATCTGCGTGCGAACGTCGCTGGATCCGCGAACGACGCGTATCTCGGTATGGTGACCCGGATTTCGGAAGATCTCGATCTCGATGTCCTGGTGGCGGTGGTAACCGACTTCATCGAAGCCCACGACGGATTACGCACATGGTTCGATCGCCACAATCCCGAGTTCACACGACATATCGTGGATAGTACCGATATAGCCTTTGTGGCCACCGGATTGCCTTTTTCCGTGGACGGCACGGACTGGACTTCGGGGCTGAGAAGGCACTTCGAGGCAGTGATATCTCCCTTTGAATGGCCTGGGTCGGCGGTCGCCGTGATTCCCGAGTGTGTCGGATTCAATCTGGTTTTCGCTGCCGATCACGCGTTCAGCGACGGCATATCACAAATGCTGGGGGCTCTCGAGCTCGCCGATCGGTATCGACAGAAGCTGAGCGGTCGCTTATACGGTGCGGAACCCAGTGGATCCAGCGTTGAATACGCCATGGATGAACGCATCCGCGCCGACGACGCACACGATCTATATCCTTATTGGGAGCATGCTATGGCCGAAACCGGCTTCAAACTACCCGAGCTAGCATTCGATCTCGGAACGGTGCCCGGCCAACGTTATTGCCGCCAGCTCCACGACTGGACCTTACTTGACCGACAGCAGACGCGCGCCTTCGACACTATGACAGCCCAGTATGAAGCAACGATGTCGGAAGCGATATTCAGCGCACTCGCACTCGCCCAGTACGAGTTGACAGGGCGAGAGCACTATTGGACATTGAACGTCCTCGCCACCCGATTCGGTGCCCGTTTCGCAAGAACACAAGGATGGCTGTGCAATTTCGTGCCGGTGTCGTTCACATTGCCTGCGCATACCAATTTCAGCAGTACGCTGTCGGCGGCGCGGAGCGCCCTGGACCGCGGGCGGATGATGTCGCTCTTGCCGGCACAGATCGCAGTCGAACGGTTATTGCGTTCGGGGCGCGGCAGTGAGCTCGTTGTTCGGGAGCCGAGTTTCGTGACACTGCTCGATCTCCGCCGACCGTCGGCAGCGGAGGCCCCAGACGCGGACACTCGGATATTCTCGGCCGACGGCACTACCTCCACTGTGTCGATGTGGGTTGTTCGCGACGAATTCGAGTATTCTCTGGGCATCGGCTTCCCCGATACTCCGACCGCCTGGCGACAGCTATCCGACTACGTACGTCGTCTTCGCCATATTCTCGCAGCGATTGCCATTACCGGTGACTATTGCTTGGAGAACGCGGCCACGGTCACCCAGGAGTCGAGTACATGA
- a CDS encoding transposase family protein yields MAELFPHLAQLRIIDVQAAGPVVRIDPSTLGGAAACPECRWLSRRVHSRYERRLSDTAIAGREVLIRLRARKLFCDNSDCGRRIFAEPNPALAARHARRTTMLQRLLCAVALALGGRAGARMTRHLTVTVSRMTLLRQIRALPDPDRGSQSHHSRSSSLESGPVPREAKQRTSNRLAPRRSADPSAWLGKYRRLSKDYEYQTVTSETSSTWQ; encoded by the coding sequence ATGGCGGAGTTGTTCCCCCACCTGGCGCAGTTGCGGATCATAGACGTGCAGGCGGCCGGGCCTGTGGTGCGGATCGACCCGAGCACCCTCGGCGGTGCGGCGGCGTGTCCGGAGTGTAGGTGGTTGTCGCGGCGGGTCCACAGTCGCTACGAGCGGCGGCTATCAGACACTGCGATCGCAGGCCGGGAGGTACTGATACGGCTGCGGGCGCGCAAGCTGTTCTGTGACAACTCCGACTGTGGCAGAAGGATTTTTGCCGAACCGAATCCTGCGCTGGCCGCTCGCCATGCCCGGCGGACAACGATGCTGCAACGGCTGCTGTGCGCGGTCGCACTCGCACTGGGTGGTCGTGCGGGAGCCCGGATGACCCGGCATCTGACAGTCACAGTCAGCCGGATGACGCTGCTGCGGCAGATCCGGGCCTTGCCCGATCCGGATCGGGGCAGCCAGTCGCACCACTCACGCAGTAGTTCACTGGAGAGCGGTCCGGTTCCACGGGAGGCCAAGCAAAGGACCAGCAACCGGCTGGCACCTCGCCGCTCGGCCGACCCATCCGCCTGGCTGGGCAAGTACCGTCGCCTGTCGAAGGACTACGAATACCAAACCGTCACCTCGGAAACGTCATCTACCTGGCAATGA
- a CDS encoding condensation domain-containing protein, translating into MEYTVLSAYRIRPGTLTLWSATRVPGTEWNFDDRPLTSVHKEYYRSFDTEDIYPGRGHWIGAVFEMDAPFNARTVRDLLWVWHARHEGLRTTVAGASKPQDRLTRLTCDELDVDIVNERIADAATSAQINDRLTAELELRLSPLVWPHCLIATVEHHDTGNFTLLVGADHSVMDAYSQILIVTELRSLYHALLDGTAVRASDVHASPADYALLERHAGAALTAESPAVALWRELLEVGDGKLPRFQVPTPTDIPPSSCPQINLSRWLLNDTEAAAIEAAVTALGYRLTTAVFAAVTLASNRLSGTVNFRTVMPVASRPDKRWSESIGWFVNMVPMQISLPGDSDLTHALAVTANALHQAKVAWTAPALDILEILNVTEVPRFAISFFDVRRTLDNELTTALRGRVLRADSYSLDEVYFWIARTADGLNISARFPYSHSAAVQRFVEMFTAALREFGAGIPSIKGDGAVSPASARAV; encoded by the coding sequence ATGGAGTACACTGTACTCTCGGCGTATAGAATCCGTCCGGGAACCCTCACGTTATGGAGTGCCACCCGTGTACCGGGGACAGAATGGAACTTTGACGACCGACCTCTCACCAGTGTGCACAAAGAATACTATCGTTCCTTCGACACCGAGGATATATATCCCGGAAGAGGTCATTGGATCGGCGCGGTCTTCGAAATGGATGCTCCTTTCAACGCACGTACCGTCCGCGACCTCCTATGGGTGTGGCATGCTCGTCATGAAGGATTGCGGACCACCGTGGCAGGGGCGTCGAAGCCGCAGGACAGATTGACAAGACTGACATGCGACGAACTAGATGTCGACATTGTGAATGAACGCATCGCAGATGCCGCCACTTCTGCTCAGATAAACGATCGCCTGACTGCGGAGCTCGAGTTACGACTATCACCTCTAGTATGGCCACACTGTCTGATCGCTACCGTCGAACATCACGATACCGGCAACTTCACGTTGTTGGTCGGTGCCGACCATTCTGTAATGGACGCATACAGCCAGATATTGATCGTCACCGAGCTGCGTTCCTTGTACCACGCTCTACTGGACGGCACTGCTGTACGCGCCTCAGACGTTCACGCCAGCCCGGCGGACTATGCGCTCCTCGAGCGCCATGCTGGCGCAGCATTGACCGCCGAAAGTCCTGCAGTAGCGTTATGGAGAGAATTACTCGAAGTCGGCGACGGGAAACTACCCCGCTTTCAGGTGCCGACACCTACCGATATTCCGCCCAGTAGCTGTCCACAAATCAATTTATCTCGCTGGCTGCTCAATGACACTGAGGCCGCAGCGATCGAAGCCGCTGTCACTGCGCTCGGGTACCGTTTGACAACAGCAGTCTTTGCAGCCGTGACTCTGGCCTCGAATCGACTATCGGGCACCGTGAACTTTCGAACCGTCATGCCGGTGGCTAGCCGCCCCGATAAACGCTGGTCGGAGTCCATAGGATGGTTCGTTAATATGGTTCCGATGCAAATATCATTGCCTGGCGATTCAGACCTCACTCACGCTCTGGCCGTCACCGCCAACGCTTTACACCAAGCCAAGGTTGCTTGGACGGCGCCGGCGCTCGATATCCTTGAAATACTGAATGTCACTGAAGTACCGCGATTCGCGATCTCTTTTTTCGATGTTCGCCGCACGCTCGACAACGAACTCACGACCGCTCTCCGGGGTCGGGTACTTCGAGCAGATTCTTATTCTTTGGATGAAGTGTACTTCTGGATCGCTCGGACCGCGGATGGATTGAATATCTCGGCTCGATTCCCGTACTCGCATTCCGCGGCAGTGCAGCGATTTGTCGAGATGTTCACTGCGGCGCTCCGCGAGTTCGGAGCAGGAATCCCATCAATTAAGGGTGACGGTGCTGTCTCGCCAGCCAGCGCGAGGGCGGTATGA